The window CAACTTCATCCAACAAATCAAGCACGTACTTCCTCTGATTTATGAAAATTCCCTTCTTCGATCTTAACACCTCTATTCCCAAAAAATACTTCAGCAGTCCTAAAtccttcatctcaaattcaCTAAACAAGTTTTTTCTTAGCTCGGCCatctcttcatcatcatcccCGGTAATAATCATGTCATCCACTTATATGatcaaacatgtgatttttccTTCTCGTTACTTGATAAACAGCGTGTGGTCAGAATTGCTCTGCTTGTACCCATACTTTTTCATCACCTCTGTGAACCTCCCAAACCATGCTCTCGGAGACTGTTTCAGCCCGTATAAAGTCTTTTGCAACTTACATACTTCCCCTCTTTGAAACTCGTCCGTGAACCCAAGTGGGGGTTCCATAAACACTGGTTTTGGTAATTCTCCATGTAGAAAAGCATTAGTCACATCGAACTGATGAAGCGGCCAATCCTTGTTAGCAGCAATCGAGAATAGCACTCTCACGGTCTTAATCTTCGCCACGGGTGAGAAAGTCTCAGCGCAATCTACACCATAAGTTTGGGTGTATCCTTTTGCCACAAGCCTGGCTTTATATCTCTCTATCGTGCCGTCTGGCCTTCTTTTTATCGTGAACACCCATCTACATCTGACAGCCCTTACTCCTTCTGGCAACTTTGCCTTTGACCCAAGTATCGTTCCTCATCAGTGCCTTCATCTCAGTGAACATTGCCTCCCTCCAGTGTTTATGTTTCATTGCTTCCTCTGCCGACTGTGgaatctcttcttcttcgtatAAGGCAGCTTCAAAggcttttgccatttttgtcAGATTTCCTTGCACAAAGTTCGCCACTCCGTATCGGCTCTTCTTCCCAATCTTTTCAGGAGAATATCTTTTTGGTGGGACCCCTCTTGTACTCCGATAAGGAAGAACATATCTCACAGTATCACTGTCAATTGTGTTGTCTTCTTCTAGTGGTTCTGCACTTATCGGGTCAGTAGAAACTGTAACGGGACTCGGTTCAGTAATTACCTCGGATATCGTTGGAGAAGGATCGAGGGATCGCAGATGAGATGACTCTGTTGGCGAGACATGTTCGGCGGCAGTGACAACTGACCCTGTTAGATCCTCAATCGAAGAGTTTGGAAGTGGCACAACCCAACTAAGATAGTCCACGGAATTACCTGGATCACTCTCCCTCTGACTACGAAGGTGGGTGTGGTAAAAGAATTCGGTTTCTAGGAAATTACAGTTCATGGTGGTGGTAATTTTTCTGGTATTGGGATCAAAACATCGGTAGCCCTTATGGTTTACCCCGTACCCAACGAAGATGCATTTGGTAGCACATGGGGACAATTTGGTTCTCTCGTGTTTCGGGACATGAACATAGACCGTGCAGCCAAAGACTTTGGGTTGAAGGTTCAGGTGTTGAGGGATTGTGGATAGTTTGGACAGGATATCAAGAGGGGTTTTTTTGTTAAGGATTTTTTTGGGTAGGCGATTCATGAGATAGACAGATGTGGCTATAGCTTCTGGCCAGAAATGTTTTGGGACTTTGGATTCAATCATTAGGGCCCGGGTTATTTCTAGGATTGTCCTATTCTTTCGTTCagctaccccattttgttcgGGTGTATAAGCACAAGAAGTCTGGTGAACCATTcccttttcttgaaaaaattgtGCCATGGGGCTATTAACAAATTCCATCCCATTATCAGATTGAAGAGTTTTGATGGTGGTATGAAATTGGGTTCAAaccattttaaaaaacaagaCAAACTTATCCATATCCTTAGACTTatgtttcataaaataaatccaagTCATCCTAGTGcaatcatcaacaaatatCACAAAGTATCGAAAGCCATTCCCCCCAACAATTGGTGCGGGACCCCACACATCAGCATGtactaaagaaaaaattgattgcaTACGAGTGTTTGATAGTTTAAAGGATTGGTTGTGGCTCTTGGCCAAAACACAAGTCTCACATGAAAAATCAGTAGGAATGGAAAGATTCggaaaaataagtttaaagtAACCAGGAGAAGGGTGTTCTAGTCTTAGGTGCCATAGCcaaatttcttgttttgtgGATCCGTGAGCCAACATCGCACTGCCATGTTGAGCTATCTCGTCCACAAAGTAGAGTCAATTCTTCTCAGTGCCACGCTCAAGAATCCTCCTCGTCCGAATATCATGTGAAATGCAGAAATCAGGGTGCATTAGAAGAATACAATTCAACTCCTTCGTCACATGACTGATAGACATCAAACGTTGAGACATGGTCGgaacatataaacaatttttgAGACGAAGTGTAGGAAAAATTTCAATAGTGCCAGATCCCTCgacaataattaattcccCACTCGCTGTTCTAATATATGTTTTAATGATTTCACTCATGCTACTAAAATCATTCCTCTCGGGGGTCATAGTATCAGTGGCCccacaataaaaaatccaaCCTTTCGTCGTATCAACCTGGTTATTCACAAGAAATGCAACGAAAATTTTTCCTAAAGGAGCAAAGGGGTTTTCAGAAACAAATTCACATATATCGGGGTCAATATCAGATTTCTCATCTTGTATGGGGTCAATTTGCAAATTTAGGTAGTCTGGGGGTTTAAACTTATAAAGATGGGGTCGTTTTTCTAATTTAACATAGTTTAGGGGAGGTgagtataatttaaagaaattctTAGGGTTTGGTTTAAAACCAAACCCGATACCTCTCGACCTCTCTCTCGGCGTAATTTCCGCTTCCCCGGATGTTGCCGCCACCGGTTGAAGCTTCCAAATTTACCGCCGGCCCATGGCCGGTCGTTCCCCCTTGATTCCCGTTCTGATTTCGCGACTGTCCCTCGTCGGTGACGCCGACCGCCATTTTTGCTTGAGGTTGGGTGGTTCTCGTCCTCTGCCTCTCCTCCGACCATTCTGGGTACCCCAATCGTTTAAAGCACGTCTCATACGTGTGCTTCGGCTTCTGGCAGTGGGTGCACCAAAGGCCTGACTTATCTGGCCGATCGGCCGGTAGCGGTGGGGCGCGGCGGTCCACTCCGATTTGATAGGCGTTGACTCTGGGCAGCAAACCCGCTCCCAATTCCCCCAGATGATGTATCTCCGGTCGGCTTCGGTGGGAGGAGGCGACGCCGGTGGCATGATATTACGTCGAGCCGCCTCCGTCTTCACCCATCCGTAAGCCGATTCGACTGATGGGTAAGGGTCTTCTTTGAGGATCTCCCGTTTGATTGAGTCATACTCCCGATTCAGGCCGGTCAGAAACTTGATCAGCCTCTTCTCGTTGGAATGTGTTCTGTATTGGCTGACTCCCTTATCGCAGCAAGTAATAGGTTGTTTTTGACATCGATCGATGTTAATCCACAACCCATTGATTATTCGGTAATACGTCTCTAAGTCCATATCCCCTCGTCTGATGGTAATTGCTTTCTCTTCCAGGTCGTAGATGAGATACTTGTCCGCCTTGTTCTCGAATGTCACAACAAGGCTATCCCATAGTGCCTTCGATGTCAGATGGTGGGCGAAGTCGGCGATAATCTCATTCTCGATGTTATCGACGATCCACGAAAACACCACcaaatcttcttcttcccaaTCGTCATAACCCCTGCTCCCGGGTTCTGGCGATTCGTttttgatatgtgaataggCACCTCGGCCTCCGATCTTGACTTTCATAAGTCTAGACCATAAAGGGTAGTTCTTCCCATTAAGCTTGAATGCCACAGTGACATTCGTTCTTCGGTTTCCCCGGTTGTTGTTCTGGATCGTTTTTGACATCTTCTGTGTCTGACATGTTTCTGTTGTTATAGGGTTGGATATTTCTGGTTTGATTTCAGGCTGGAAAGGTCGAGATTGATATGCTCCGGCtatgatgaaaattttctgAGCCGAAAATCTTCCTGCTCTGACGCCATGTTAAGAAGTAATTACGATCGGTAAAGTGGAATTCTTATTCATTGTTATATGACTTTGTACGTTAGGCACTATTATATAGGCTTAGTAGAAAACTATACAAGGAAAACCTAATTACCATTAATTACATAATCAGATCTCCTATGATTGGTATAATATTATCTCGCGTATCTTCCTCCGGATATGGCGAGATATTTCGTGATCTTCTTCCAACAGTAACAGTAAATATAAAGTCCATTTTTGTGCAGGAATTATGCTACTGAGAGGGagataaaaatgatgaaaatgaaagtCAAGATAATGTGGTAACAATAGGAAAACGACCAATAGTTCAAAAATGACAACATGGTACGAAAAACACATTATGTCATTTCATCCTAGCAGTATTCAACAATTTTAGATGTTGGGTTTTCTTGTATTCATCTAATGAGCGCAGCGGAAATTGCATACAAGAATACAGATctagattcataatcatattgcaagttgagcatgtaaaacacaacggaactaaatcttacttgttgtgttgttttcttcTGCGATTGAATCCTGCAAGTTGAATCCACTACTATCGAGGTCCACGTGCAATCCAATCCGATGCAGGAACTATCCCGGTACAATTGCTCCGTAGAAGAATGCTAGGAATTCTCTCTACAAAGCTTTacgtattttctctctaatgttaCGCTATTTCTCATGTCCCACAATGGAGAATAAATAACCATTATATAGATGAAGAGTCACTAGGGTTTCATGATTGTTGGGCTTAtggactaatataattatagcccaactataattaattaatccatattAATCTAATTCTAGCCCATTTCCTTTCAATCTCCCACTTGGACTAGCATTAGATATAATACGCAGTTCCAACTTTGTACCCTTGAGCGGATCAAAATACACTTATAGTGTGACCCTTTAGGCCCTCATTATCGACGACGATCTAATCGAAGTCTGCACAAAACTCCTAGACTGCGTTGGCAGCGTAGCTCGATATATGAAGGACGTTTACGTGAATTCGGTAAACAAGCCTTTACATAAAGTTTATAGTAATATCCTTTCATTCACGAACCACCCGATTGAGCCTAAGATTTGCTATGTGTCATCCAAATAGCTCAATCACTTTATCtcatctttattaaatgacCCATTCGAtcatattcaattactttaaTCGAATATATCTTTGCATTGGCCAATGACTTAATGGTCAAGTAATATAGAGAATTTGAGTGTTCTCTCGAAATTCTAATCGAGGAATGAATCTCATTCTTGGCTCAActaccattttcatttatcttatGATATACCCAACACAGGTCCGTGTCTCAATCCTCCTTTGGGAGGCAAAGCGTTGGACAAGATCAAAGCACACcactcaacaaacaaaatgtgtAATGACCTCAGATCCAAGGACTATTACATACTTCATGCACTAATAAACTGTAGACACTTAACAAAACAGTTTAATAGTAGGGTATACCAATACTCTCCAAAGTATACCATGTGTCCATCACGAGTATCAAATATCTCATAGTTGTGAGAACAACTACATTCTCGAAGAATGTGATGCAAACCCCATGCTAACCTATAACATATCATCAATATCCCATTCTTGATGATCATTGGTTAGGgctattttagaattatactATATCATTAATGTCTCACCCCATTAACGACAGTCACAATTCAAGGGAAcaaatatttagaataaaGACAAACATTTAAACAATTATTCCAATAAGTGCACAAAAcccatagaaaataaaattttcatagaaTGTGATCAAGTAATAATGTCTcaatacaaaatgtttctaaGACATATAAAACTTCAACTCCCACTGATTCAAAGCCATCTACCAACATGCTTAACACCTAAGCTCTCAAAGTGCTTGTTGTGTTTTGCTATACATAACGGTTTAGTGAAAGGATCAGCTAAATTATCATCAGTGGGTactctttctaattttatgtcgcctctttcaattatttctcTGATCAGATGATATCTTCTAGGAACATGCTTGTTCCTGTTCGTAGCTCTGGGTTCTTTTGCTTGCGCAACAGCACCAGTGTTGTCACAGTACAAAGGTATTGCACTACTGGCACTCGGAACAACACCCAGTTCCTTAACGAACTCTAACAAAGCAACAGCTTCTTTGGCAGCTTCAGATGCAGCAATATACTCGGCTTCGGTGGTGGAATCGGCAGTTGTACCTTGTTTGGAACTATTCCAACTCACTGCTCCACCATTGAGGATAAAAACATATCCAGACTGAGACTTATAGTCGTCATGGTCTGTTTGGAAACTAGCATCAGTATACCCAGTAACTGATAACTCTGGTTGTCCACCATAGACTAAGAAATATTCTTTAGTCCTTCTAAGGTACTTAAGAATAGTCTTAACAGTTTTCCAATGTTCCTCACCGGGATTTTGCTGAAATCTGCCTGTCATGCTAAGCGCATAGGCCACATCTGGCCTAGTAGATATCATGGCATACATAATAGATCCTATAGCCGAAGCATATGGGATCCTCTTCATGTTGTCTCTTTCTTTGTCATTAGAAGGACAATCCTTCTTTGACAATACAATGCCATGTCCCATAGGAAGAAAACCTTTCTTAGAATTCTCCATTGAGAAGCGCCTTAACAACTTGTCTATGTAAGTGGATTGTGATAATCCCAACATCCTATTTGGTCTATCTCGATAGATCTTAATTCCAAGGATATAGGAAGCATCACCCAGATCCTTCATCATAAAGGATCTAGACAACCACTCTTTCACGGATTGCATCATGGAACGATCGCTTCCCATAATCAAGatgtcatcaacatatatgatAAGGTATACGACGTTTCCATTTTCGCGTTTACTATAAACACATGGATCCTCTTTGCTTCTGACAAAACCAAACGATTTGATTGTTCtgtcaaaacaaatattccaACTCCTCGAAGCTTGCTTAAGTCCATAAATGGACTTCTTTAGCTTGCACACTGCATTCGGCCTTTCTTTCGATACAAAACCTTCAGGTTGTGTCATATAGACATCGCCTTCTAATTCTCCATTGAGAAATGCGGTTTTGACATCCATTTgccaaatatcaaaattgtaGTATGCAGCAATTGCAAGTAATATCCTAATGGACTTGATCTTAGCAACTGGCGAAAAGGTTTCATCATAGTCAATGCCTTCGCGCTGACTATAACCCTTTGCCACTAACCTAGCCTTGTAGGTTTGTACTTTGCCATCTgcatctctcttctttttgaaGATCCATTTGCAGCCTATAGGGTAAACCCCATCTGGCAAGTCAACTAGTTCCCAGACTAAGTTGAAGTACATCGAGTCCATTTCAGATATCAAGGCTTCAAGCCACTTCTCTCGATCGGTGTCTGACACCGCCTCGGCATAGGTCTTAGGCTCATCGTCATCTAAATCAACTTCATCATCTTGGTTCTCAACCATTAGATTCAGTCTCTCAGGTGGACGACGAGTCCTTCTAGGCCTATTGAGTTGGTTTTGCTCTGGTTCAGGCTGTTCATTCTGTATGTGAGAAGGTTCAGGAATATCCCCATGATCTTCTTGAGGTGGAGGTGATGCAACTATTGCATCATCTTGTCTTTGATGCATCTCATTGTCTTGAGGTGGTCCTTCGAGAGTCTCTCTAAGGTCCTCTCTAAGAGTAATTTCCCCTCCCAATAGATCATCAAAAACTCCCACTGAGTTATTGTTCAAACCATTTGACAATACCTCATCCTCAATGTTATCTTGtggttcttgaatttcttcaagaTCTACAATGTTGTGACCTTGTTCCTTTAAGACATAATTGTCTTCAAGAAACGTCACATTCCTAGAGATTATCACCTTGTGATCTCCAGGGTAGTAGAATTCATATCCTTTAGTTTCTTTAGGATATcccacaaaataacatttctCACTTTTAGTTTCCAATTTATCagtcatcattttcttaacaAAAGCTGGACAACCCCAGGTCCGGATATGGTTAAGACTTGCTTTCTTGCCACACCATAACTCATATGGTGTTTTCTCGACTGATTTAGAGGGAACCCTATTTAGAATGTAAATAGCCGTTAGTAAGGCATGACCCCATAGGAATAAAGGGAGACTGGCGAAGCTCATCATGGATCGAACCATATCTAATAATGTTCGATTTCTCCTTTCAGATACTCCATTCATTTGAGGTGTACCAGGAGGTGTCCAGTCTGACTGGATTCCATGTGACTTCAAGTAATCAAGAAATTCTCGGCTCAAGTATTCCCCTCCTCGATCTGATCGAAGAGTCTTGATACTTTTCCCAAGTTGTTTCTCAACTTCACACTTAAACTCTTTAAATTTCTCGAAGGCCTCGGATTTATGTTTCATAAGATACACATATCCATACCTTGATAAATCATCAGTAAAAGTTATGAAGTACGAATAACCACCTCTTGCTTGAGTTGGAAACGGTCCACACACATCTGTGTGAATTAACTCTAGCAAATCCTTAGCACGCACCCCTTTCCCAGAAAATGGTTTACTTGTCATTTTTCCTTTGAGACAGAATTCACAAGCTCCGTATGATTCTAAATcaaatgaagtgagatagtCTAACTTTCTCAATCTTGCTATTCTTTTCTCATTAATATGACCAAGTCTGCAATGCCATAGATAAGTTGCATTATTCGTATTACATAGCTTAGGTCTTTTGTTTTGCACATTGAGAATATTTCGTTTGTATTCAAGCATATATAATCCATTTTCAAGAGTGGCATTTCCATAAAACAATCCATTAAAAGAAAACGAGCATCTGCTGTTTGCAAAATGGAAGGAAAAACCTTCAATGTCTAACATCGGAATGGAAATAATATTCTTAGAAATAACTGGAACGAAATAACAATTGAACAATTCTAGTCTATGTCCTGAGGGAAGATCCAATCTGTAAGTCCCCACGCATTCGGCAGCAACTCTTGCTCCATTCCCAACACGCAAATCAACTTCCCCAGGCCTCACTTTCCTGCAGTCACTTAGACCCTGCACATTATTACAAATGTGTGAGCCACAAGCTGTATCTAATACCCAAGATTGTGATTTATTCATAGACATATTTATCTCAATGACAAACATACCTGAGCTCCCACTTTCTGCACCTTGTGCCTTGAATTTTGGGCAGTCTCTCTTCCAGTGTCCCTTCTCATGACAGAAAAGACACTCATCCTTTGATAACTTCGACTTCTTCTTAGCCCCTCCACTCTTAGGCTTTAGAACAACATCCTTAGATGCTTTCTTCTTCTGTTGCTGCTTATTCTTCCCTTTGGAAGACTTCGCAGAAGAGCTCACCATGAGCACAGATTTGACCTTAGCAGTGGAAGACTCATAAGTCTTAAGCATGTTGTGCAACTCTGGCAGCCCAACCTTCGTGTTGTTCATGTTGAAATTCACAATGAAATTCTCAAAACTACTAGGAAGAGACTGAAGAATTAGATTTGTTGAGACATTTGCGGGAAGCACCGTTCCAATCGATGCTAACCTCTCAATCAAACCAATCATTTTCAGCACATGCTCAGAAACCTTGCCTCCATCATGAAGCTTGCACTTGAAGAGATCGCGAAGTATCTCATACTCCATAGTTTGAGCTTGTGAAGCATACAAACTCTCCAAGTGTTTAACCATCTCATATGGAAGCATGTGCTCATGTTGTCTTTGAAGTTCCAAACTCATGGATGACAACATGATGCACTGAGCATCATTTGCATTTTCAACATGTTTCTCATGAGCAGCTGCGTCAAACGTAGCAAACTCAGAAGATTCCTTACTGGGAACGACACCAATTGGTTTGTCCAAGACATAATCAATTTTGTCATGCCTTAGCACCAAGCGCAAACAACGGAGCCAATCCGTGAAATTTGACCCAGTCAACTTGTGTGTTTCCATCAAACACTTGTAAGTCAAGTTTGACATTTTATCTGAACAGAAAAATACAATGAAAAGTAAATTAGAAAAGCATACAAAGATCACATTCGTATCTCTAATCAAACAAGAGTTTATTGTATTGATTAGCTCCCactaattttaacatatattatgtcccccaaacataaaatacgaatttatatcaaatataaattttagtggTCCAAGATCCAAGTCCATATCATCGCAGCCCCTGCTTTGGCTGATCACTACAATAATATTACAAGGTAGGCCTCTAAGCCAATTGCAACAACTATTTTGCAATTCTTGGTTTATTAATCCAATTAATATGCATCCATAAACTATTTAGGTCGCTTTGGCTTTACTAAACAATTTAAGCAAGTCAACCCCATCACACGATGCCAACCATGCATCTATGAATGAGCCTAGACCTTGTGGATTTAGAGTAAACGCTTTGGCGTAAAACTCGTGGTCGAAAAGGCTAGGAACATCAAA is drawn from Salvia hispanica cultivar TCC Black 2014 chromosome 6, UniMelb_Shisp_WGS_1.0, whole genome shotgun sequence and contains these coding sequences:
- the LOC125194725 gene encoding secreted RxLR effector protein 161-like, encoding MKRIPYASAIGSIMYAMISTRPDVAYALSMTGRFQQNPGEEHWKTVKTILKYLRRTKEYFLVYGGQPELSVTGYTDASFQTDHDDYKSQSGYVFILNGGAVSWNSSKQGTTADSTTEAEYIAASEAAKEAVALLEFVKELGVVPSASSAIPLYCDNTGAVAQAKEPRATNRNKHVPRRYHLIREIIERGDIKLERVPTDDNLADPFTKPLCIAKHNKHFESLGVKHVGRWL